The genomic segment CCGAGCTGCTGATAACAGACCTGCAGCATCTCCAGCGTTTCGCTCACGAGTTCGCGATCCTGCACGATCACTTTTTCAAGCATCTCTACCGCGTGAGCATAATCGCCGCGGGTCATCAGAATACGGCCAATCATGATAGAAACGCGTGCGCTGTTGCGATCCGCCGCCGCGCCTTTTTTGAGGAATGACATGGCGCGATCCATGTCTTCGTTGCTCATGGCCTGCAGGGCCAGTTCGCAGTAGAAGTGCGCAATTTCAACACGCTGATGCTCTTTACCAAGCTTCACCAGTCGCTCGGCGGCATCAATTGCCTTTTGCCAGTCGCTGGTCGCCTGATAAATCTGCAACAATTGCTGGAGCGCCCCGACGCGGAAATCGGTTTCATCCACCAGTTGATTAAACATATCTTCGGCACGGTCATAGAGACCCGCAGCCATATAGTCGCGCCCCAGTTGCTGAACGGCCAGCAGACGCTGGTCATAGGTCAACGACGCGCTTTCCATCAGTGACTGGTGAATACGGATAGCCCGATCGACTTCGCCACGAGAGCGGAAAAGGTTGCCGAGCGTCAGATGAGCTTCGATAGTGCCGGTGTCTTCCTTGAGCATTTCAAGGAACAGATCCACCGCTTTATCCTGCTGATTAGAAAGCAGGAAGTTTACGCCCGCCACATAATCGCGCGAGAGGCGGTTAGCTTCCTGCTCTTTATCCTGTTGCGCACTTCTGCGGCCCATATACCAGCCATACGCAGCGGCGACAGGCAACAGCAGAAACAACAACTCCAGCATAGAGGGTTAATCCTTAACAGCAGGCGCAGGGGTGCTGACAGAGACAGGCTCTGCAGGCGTCAGCTGCTGCTCAAGGCGTTTCACTTTGCGTTCAGCCCGCGCGAGCTGCAAACGAACACGCAGCCAGAACAGCCCGCAGATGATCCAGCCGATAATAAACCCTGCACCGAAAAGTGTCGCCAGCAGTGTAGAGATACGATAGTCGCCCTGCGCCAGCAGGTAGTTAAACGTGACCTGTTGGTCGTTTTGCGCGCCCAGCGTGACGGAAACGACGAAAATCGCTAATACCAGTAAAAAAATAATCAGATATTTCACATGACATCCCGTATGTGTTTTGTGCGACCAATGTCCCGGCCTCGGCTCAACGCGCTATACGTTATCATTTCCACCCTTCGCGTGAAATGGTAAAGCGCCAGGACATTCTTTATAAATAGGGGCGTAACGGCGAAACTCAAGTCGCCGTCACTCTTCGGCGTCTCGCCGCGCAATTTCCACCTTCTCTTCCACAGGCGGCGTCAGTGGGCCGCACAGACGTTGCGCAAGCCAGACGGCAATGGTTACCAGCAGCCATGACAGCAGCGTCGCTACGACCAGATCGCGTGGCCAGTGCATACCCAGCAACATCCGGCTGCCCATGACACCAATGGCCCACGCGGTCAGGATAGCCAGCGTCCACGTGCGCCGACGCGGCCACAACAGACCAAACCCCAGCATTGCCCAGCTCGCCGCGAACATGGTATGCCCGGAAGGAAACGCGAACCCCGTCTCGTTCTGCCAGTGTTTGCGCAACCAGCCCGGAATATCCGTTTCATTCTGAAGCTGCGCTTTAACTAACGCGCCTCGTTCCTTACGTTTTAAATTGTAGAACTCGTCTACCGGGATGTTACGGTTTTTTTCAAGCCAGATAACAAACGGTCGCGGCTCCTGAACTTTATTTTTAATCAAGGACTTAGACCATTGCCCAGCGGTAATCACGAGCCCGAGAATAGCAAACAACATTAGCGCCGGCCGCAGGCGAAAGCGCAGACACCACAGGAACCAGCCGCACAGCAAAACGTGTGTGATAATGCCCCAGGGCTGCGTGACGGTCTCCGTTACCCAGAACAGCATTTTGAGCCACAGCGAACCGCCGCCCGGTTGCCACTCCCAGCCTGAAATCCAGACGGTCAGGGGCATAATAAGCAGCAGCGCGGCACCCACCGCGGTACGTTTTGCAATTGCCAGCATGTTCTCTCCTTTTTCCTGAAGTCTTTCAAGAATAACCGAAAATCGCGTCCGGCAGGATAGTTAGCTATTGATATGATTGTTCAACAGCGCACGTCATGGTGAGGCGAATCCCGGCGGGATGTGGCAAAATACACAGTAACAACAGAAAGCCAACAGACTGGCAGACGCCTGCGGGCGTCAGAATATCCGGAGAATCACATGCAGCTTAAACGTGTGGCAGAAGCCAAACTGCCAACCCCCTGGGGCGATTTCCTGATGGTAGGTTTTGAAGAACTGGCCACCGGACAGGATCATGTGGCCCTGGTTTTCGGCGATATTACCGGTGCTGATCCAGTACTCGCCCGCGTGCACTCAGAGTGTCTGACTGGTGATGCGCTGTTCAGCCTGCGCTGCGACTGCGGTTTCCAGCTTGAAGCGGCGTTGTCGCACATCGCCGAAGCCGGACGCGGCGTGCTGCTCTATCATCGCCAGGAAGGTCGTAATATCGGTCTGCTCAATAAAATTCGCGCCTATGCCTTACAGGATCAGGGCTACGACACGGTTGAAGCGAATCATCAGCTTGGTTTTGCGGCGGACGAGCGTGATTTCACGCTGTGCGCAGATATGTTCAAGCTGCTGGGCGTCGACGAAGTGCGCCTGCTGACCAACAACCCGCACAAAGTAGAGATTCTCACGGAAGCAGGCATTAACATTGTGGAGCGCGTCCCGCTGATTGTCGGGCGCAACCCAAATAATGCGCACTATCTCGATACTAAAGCCGCCAAAATGGGGCATCTGCTCTCCGGTAAATAACCGGTGCAATAGTGCAATAAAAAAGGCCTGCTGATGCAGGCCTTTTTATTTCTTAATTGCGCACGCCGTTAGCGCAGCATATTGCGGATCACATAATGCAGGATGCCGTCGTTACGGTAGTAGGTCATTTCATTGCCGGTGTCGATACGGCAACGGCACTCCAGAACGTCGCGACTCCCGTCGGCGCGCGTTAAGGTTACGGGTACGGTCGCGCCCGGGGTCAGGCTTTGCAAAGCACCGATATCGAGCGTCTCGTCACCCGTGAGCCCAAGTGTTTTACGCGTCACGCCCTGCGGAAACTCCAGCGGCAATATCCCCATCCCGATAAGGTTAGAGCGGTGAATACGCTCAAACGACTCGGCAATGACGACGCGAATGCCCAGCAATCGTGGACCTTTGGCCGCCCAGTCACGGCTTGAACCTGAGCCGTACTCTTTACCGGCAATGACCGCAAGCGGCGTGCCCTGCGCCTGGTAACGCATGGCGGCGTCATAAATCGACATCACCTCGTTGCCCGGAATAAGGCGCGTCATGCCGCCTTCGACGCCCGGCACCATCTCGTTGCGAATACGAATATTAGCGAACGTCCCGCGCATCATGACTTCATGGTTACCGCGTCGCGAGCCGTAGGAGTTGAAATCGCCTCTCTCAACACCATGACTTTGCAGGTAACGCCCGGCAGGGCTGTCTGCCTTAATGCTGCCTGCAGGTGAAATATGATCGGTGGTAACAGAATCGCCGAGCATCGCAAGAATACGCGCGCCATGGATATCCTGTACCGGTGCCGGTTCGGCCAGCATTTCATCAAAGAACGGTGAAAGGCGAATATAGGTTGAATCATTCTGCCAGTCATAGGTGTCGGAGGCTTCCACCTTAATAGAACGCCACTCCTCGCTGCCTTCGAAGACTTCCGCATACTCTTTACGGAACATATCGGTAGAGACTTCCTCTACCGCCTTCGCTATCTCCTGCCCGCTCGGCCAGATGTCTTTCAGGTAAACCGGATCGCCTTTGCGGTCGTGGCCGAGAGGATCGGTTGCGAGGTTGATATTCATATTACCCGCCAGCGCATACGCAACCACCAGCGGCGGTGACGCCAACCAGTTGGTCTTCACCAGCGGATGGATGCGGCCTTCAAAGTTACGGTTACCCGATAACACTGCGCCGACGGTTAGATCGCCCTTCTTGATAGCCTGCTCTATCGGCTCCGGTAGCGGGCCAGAGTTACCGATACAGGTCGTGCAGCCGTAGCCCACCAGATTGAAGCCAAGCTCATCCAGCCACGGGGTAAGTTTGGCATGGGCCAGATAGTCTGAGACCACTTTCGAGCCTGGCGCCAGGGATGCTTTGACCCATGGCTGGCGCTTGAGACCAAGCTTAACGGCTTTCTTCGCAAGCAAACCTGCGGCCATTAACACACTTGGGTTAGAGGTATTAGTGCACGAGGTGATCGCCGCAATGACCACGGCGCCGTCCGGCAATTCATACTGATGCCCGCTCAACACATAGCCGACGGAATGCAGATCATTTTTTGGCGAATTGACTTCAAGCTCGGTGCTGGCTGCGAAGGCTTTCGGCACATCGCCTAACCCGACACGGTCCTGCGGGCGTTTTGGCCCCGCGATACTCGCCTCGACCGTTCCCATATCCAGTTCGAGCGTGCTGGTGAAAACGGGTTCGTCCCCCGGGTTACGCCACATGCCCTGCGCTTTTGCGTACGTTTCTACCAGAGCGACCTGTTCTTCGCTGCGCCCACTCAGGCGCAAATAGCCGAGCGTGACATCATCAATCGGGAAGAAACCGCAGGTTGCGCCGTACTCCGGTGCCATGTTGGCAATGGTGGCGCGGTCGGCCAGCGGCAGCGAATCGAGGCCGTCGCCAAAAAATTCCACAAATTTGCCCACCACCCCATGTTTACGGAGCATCTGAGTAACGGTCAGTACCAGATCGGTTGCAGTAATGCCTTCGCTGAGTTTGCCGGTCAGACGAAAACCTACGACATCGGGGATAAGCATAGAAACCGGCTGGCCAAGCATTGCCGCTTCCGCTTCAATGCCACCCACGCCCCAGCCCAGCACGCCGAGACCGTTAATCATGGTGGTATGGGAATCGGTGCCGACGAGCGTATCGGGGTAGGCCACCATCGCGCCGTCCTGCATCTCACTCCAGACGGCTTTACCCAGATATTCAAGGTTCACCTGATGGCAAATGCCCGTACCGGGCGGCACAACGCTGAAGCGACTGAACGCCTGCTGGCCCCAGCGAAGAAAGGCATAACGTTCGTGGTTGCGCTCCATCTCAAGACGCACGTTTTCTTCAAACGCGTTATCGTCCCCGAAATGGTCGACGGTCACTGAGTGGTCGATAACCAGATCGACCGGTGAGAGCGGATTGACTTTAGACACATCCCCGCCAAGACGCTGCACGGCCTCACGCATGGCCGCGAGATCAACGACAGCCGGAACGCCGGTAAAGTCCTGCATTAACACGCGTGCAGGCCGGTAGGCAATTTCACGATCGGTATGGGCATGTTCAAGCCAGCCCGCAAGCGCCTGAATATCTTCAAGCGTTACGGTCTCACCATCCTGCCAGCGCAGCAGGTTCTCCAGTAACACTTTCAGTGATTTTGGTAACCGCGCGATATCACCCAGCTCCTGAGCAGCTTTTGGCAGGCTGTAGTAGTGATAGGTTTTATCCTGCGCCTGTAAAGTATCCTTGCTGGTTTCGCGTAGGGTCGACGACATAGCTCCTCCTTCAGTCCTGAGATAGCGATGCCCCGATTGTTATCAGGGTCTGTATTAAAGATAACACAAACATGTCGTAACGATTTGATAACAACCCAAATCGCTAAAAGTGGGGAAAAACAGAGGGGGAAAAGCAAAGCGCCCGGCGAAAGCCAGGCGCAGTGGAATCAGTGAGCAAGCATCCAGACAAGCTGACACCAGAACAGGGAGGAAACCATAAACGCGCCAATCCATGACCAGTATTTGAGTGTGAGCTGATTATTCATACCTATTACACCAATAATTTATACCGTTGATCATTCTGGCGAGGCCAGACTTGTTAGGATTGCTGTGTGTAATTTTTCTCGCTGCGTTAACAACAAGAAGAGATAAATTTAAGATAAATTAAATTCTTGTTTTTTATTATCTACGCCATTCAGCGATTATTGTTTTTGTGATCTTCTTCAGCAAATAAAGCGATAAAATCTTGTTGCTCTTTTGTAAGCTTCCAGCCCGCAGGAAGGGAGGCAAAACCTGCTTTTGGGCCGTTTTCATGCCTGTCATCAGATTGACATATTGGCGAATGGGTGAAAGCGTGCTGTTGTAAAGCCATGCTTAACCCCAAAATGTCCATACCATGAGCGCAATCCCAATCCAGAACAGGGCTGAGATGCCGAACACAGCCAGCCACGCTTTACGCTTAAGATCAGGATCTCTTTGCGATTCGTCGCTTTCTGATGGCATGGCTAACCTCGTACAATCGACATTGCTTATCATATGGTCACCAAACAATTGGCAGAAGTAATCATCAGTTGAGATAAATCCTAAAGCTAATCGCGTAAAAAATCCAGCGTATTTACGATCATTTTTGGAGGAAATATTCAATCTTTTGACGTGAAATAAATTATTGAAGTTCCGAATTTGCGCGCTCAGAGATTATTTCCTACTTTTGTCGTGACGAGACGACACCTTGCCCGCACTCTTAATATGGAGAAACAGGATTAATAGTTTCACTTAGTGCGAATGATTATGTTTTTAATTTGAATAAGGAAGGTAAAACAGGCGTACCTTTGAACCAGTCGAAAGGTACGCGAGGGAATTATTTGGCGGGTAATTTGATATCTTTAAACATTGCTTCAATATCTTCATTCGAGCGTAACGCTACGGCGGCGTCAACCACATCACGTGTCAGGTGTGGCGCGAAACGTTGAATGAAATCATACATATAACTGCGAAGGAATGTGCTGCGGCGAAAACCAATTTTGGTCGTGCTGTGGCTGAAAATATCATGCGCATCAAGGCGCACCAGATCCGGATCTGAGACTGGATCGACCGCCATGCTGGCAATGACCCCTACTCCGAGTCCCAACCGCACATACGTTTTAATCACATCCGCATCGGTCGCCGTGAAGACGATTCGTGGCGTTAAGCCTGCACGGTTAAAGGCGGTGTCGAGTTCTGAACGGCCCGTAAAGCCAAAGGTGTAAGTCACCAACGGATATTGCGCCAGTTCTTCGATATTGACGCTCTCTTTAGAGGCAAGCGGGTGATCGGGTGTCACCACAATCGAACGGTTCCAGTGATAACACGGCAGCATGACCAGGTCGTCATAAAGATGTAGCGCTTCAGTAGCGATAGCAAAATCCGCATTGCCTTTAGAAACCGCCTCGGCAATCTGTGTCGGTGAACCCTGATGCATATGCAGCGACACGCGCGGATAACGCTCGATAAAGCCTTTGATGACACCCGGAAGCGCGTATCGTGCCTGCGTGTGCGTTGTGGCGACATAAAGAGAGCCTTTATCCGGCCAGGTATGCTCACCCGCAACCGATTTTATGGCGTCCACTTTCGAGAGCACTTCGCGGGCAATACGGATAATTTCCTGACCTGCCGGCGTAACCTGTGTCAGATGCTTGCCGCTACGGGCGAAAATCTGAATTCCCAGCTCATCTTCCAGCATACGCACCTGCTTACTGATGCCAGGCTGGGAGGTATAGAGCCCTTCCGCCGTGGATGAGACATTCAGGTTATGGTTCACCACCTCAACGATATAGCGCAACTGCTGTAGTTTCATGACCGACCATCCAGAATCAGAGACGCCTGGAACACAGGCTTAAGACGATTTCATAATAAGAAAGGAAGATACTATAACCACTATATCATTTATAGCTTCTGTGTATAGGTCATCAAAAAAAATAGTAAGGTTGTTATAAAAGCAAAAAAGCCAGCATACGCTGGCTTTTTACTCTGACTACCGTCAGGTTTACTTTTTCCCTTCTGCCCACTTGCCATCGACGTAAAACGCAGACCAGCCGGTCGCTTTGCCCTCTTTCTCAGAGGCGACATACTGCTGTTTGGTTTTACGGCTAAAGCGCACCACGGCCGGGTTGCCTTCAGGATCCTGCGCTGGCGCATCAGCCAGGTAACGCAGTTTTTCCGGCAGGCGATCGCGAAAGCGTTGTAACTCTTCAACCAGCGGCGCACGGGTTTCGCGCGATTTCGGGAACGTGTTAGCGGCGAGGAATACACCCGCGGCGCCATCGCGCAGTACGAAGTACGCATCCGACTTCTCACACGGCAGTTCCGGCAGCGGCACCGGATCTTCCTTCGGCGGGGCTACTTCACCGTTACGCAGGATCTTACGGGTATTTTTGCACTCTTCATTGGTGCAAGCCATGTACTTGCCGAAACGCCCCATTTTCAGGTGCATTTCAGAGCCACACTTCTCACACTCAACGACCGGACCGTCGTAGCCTTTAATGCGGAACTCGCCCTCTTCGACTTCATAGCCGTCGCAGGTCGGGTTATTACCACACACATGCAGCTTGCGCTTCGGATCGATAAGGTAGCTGTCCATCGCGGTACCACATTTCTGGCAGCGACGTTTGGCGCGCAGCGCGTTGGTTTCCGCGTCGTCACCTTCCAGCACGTTCAGCACTTCGTTTTCCGGCACCAGGTTAATGGTGGTTTTGCAGCGCTCTTTCGGCGACAGCGCGTAACCCGAACACCCGAGGAACACACCGGTGCTCGCCGTACGTATCCCCATAGGACGACCGCAAGTCGGGCAATCGATACTGGTCAGCACCATCTGGTTCGGGCGCATGCCGCCTTCTTCCGGATCTTTTTCCGCCGTATCAAGCTGCTTGGTGAAATCGTCGAAGAACGTATCCAGCACCGCGCGCCACTCGGCTTCGTGGTTGGCTACCTGATCGAGCGAATCTTCCATCTGCGCGGTGAAGTCAAAGTTCATCAGATCCGGGAAGTTTTCTTCCAGGCGATCGGTGACGATTTCACCCATTTTTTCTGCATAGAAACGGCGATTTTCTACACGTACATAGCCCCTATCCTGGATTGTCGAAATGATAGAAGCATAGGTTGAAGGACGACCGATACCGCGTTTCTCAAGTTCTTTAACCAAAGACGCTTCGCTAAAGCGCGCAGGCGGTTTGGTGAAGTGTTGCGCAGGCGTCAGTTCAAGCAGAGAAAGTTTATCGCCCTGATTTACCGCCGGCAGCGTTCTGTCCTCATCACCTTTGCGCAGCGCAGGCATGACTTTCGTCCAGCCGTCAAAGCGCAGGATACGGCCACGCGCCTTCAGGCGGAAATCCCCCGCCGCAACGGTGAGCGTGGTGGAGTCATACTGTGCAGGCGTCATCTGACAGGCGACAAACTGGCGCCAGATCAGTTGATAGAGCTTCTGCGCGTCGTTTTCCATGTCTTTCAGAGATTCCGCCAGCACACTTACATCAGAAGGACGAATGGCTTCATGCGCTTCCTGGGAGTTCTCTTTGCTGGCGTACTGGTTCGGGTTTTCCGGCAGGTACTTCTTACCGAACTCCTCACCAATATAGCTACGCACCATGCTTACCGCATCCTGACTCAGGTTCGTGGAGTCAGTACGCATATAAGTAATATACCCTGCTTCATAAAGACGCTGGGCCATCATCATGGTTTTCTTAACGCCAAAGCCGAGACGGGTGCTGGCTGCCTGCTGAAGTGTAGAGGTAATAAAAGGCGCGCCAGGTTTGCTGCTGGTGGGTTTATCTTCCCGCTCGACAACCTGGTAGCTCGCCCCTTTTAACTGCGCGACTGCCGCTTCAGTATCCTGACGGTTTACCGGGCGGAACGGTTTATCTTTATGATGCGTGACCTGAACAGTGAGCTGATCGCTTTTCGGGGTCGACAGCAGCGCGTCCACTTCCCAGAACTCTTCCGGTACGAACGCTTTAATTTCGCGCTCGCGCTCAACCACCAGGCGAACGGCCACAGACTGTACGCGGCCTGCAGACAGACCGCGGGCGATTTTCTTCCACAGTAGCGGAGAAACCATATACCCCACGACGCGGTCCATAAAACGGCGCGCCTGCTGAGCATTCACACGATCGATGTTGAGCTCGCCCGGTTTATCAAAAGCCTGGCGAATGGCATTTTTGGTAATTTCATTAAAAACGACGCGGCTGTAACGCGTCTCGTCGCCGCCGATCACTTCCCGCAGGTGCCATGCAATGGCTTCCCCTTCGCGGTCAAGGTCGGTTGCGAGATAGATATGGTCGGCTTTTTCAGCAAGCGCTTGCAGCTCGGAGACCACTTTTTCTTTACCGGGTAGCACTTCATACTGGGCTTCCCAGTTGTGCCACGGGTCGACGCCCATACGGTTGACTAACGCGCCACGTTCATCTTTTTTGACTTTTTTAGCCGTCTTAGTCGAGGCGGATTCAGCGCTTTTTTTAGGGGCGGAGCCACTGGTCGGCAAATCACGGATGTGACCGACGCTGGATTTCACCACGTAGTCTTTACCGAGATATTTGTTGATCGTTTTGGCTTTTGCCGGGGACTCAACGATGACGAGAGCTTTACCCATATTCACCTTTACCTGATTTGATTCTTCCAGAATACGTCGCACGTTGATTCGCCTTCTCTGGCGACAAGCCTGGTATATTGAGGCCGTCGCAAAGCTTATCAACCCCTTAATCCATCACCCAACGCGGTTGCGCTATTGCAGGTGGCTGAGTTGTCAGGTTTTATCGTGCAAATGCGCTACAGCACGACGGAAGTTCGGTCGAATGTCAAGCAATTCTGTTGCCAGATTTGCGAAAGCGTCACACTCTACCTGATAAAATTCGTTACGCAACTTTATTAGCATGCAAAAGTGATAAACGCCACCAACGGCCCCGCCTGAAAAGCCCTTCCGGCAGCAGGGAAAATTTGCCCCTTATACCCGGCGGGGCGTACACTATTACCCTGTTTGTAAGGAGATGATTATGCAAGAGATAACTCAACCCATCGATCGTGCTTCCCTGCTGGCTCATGCCAATAAAATGATCCGTGAACATGAGGACTATATTGTCGGCATGGAGGCCACCGATGTTGAGCAAAAAAATGGCGTGCTCGTTTTCCGTGGCGAATATTTTATGGATGACCAGGGGTTGCCTACAGCTAAAACCACAGCAGTATTTAATATGTTTAAATACCTGGCGCACCAGCTCTCTGAAAAATACCATTTGCAACCCTGAAGCGAGTTGCATAACAGTACGGCCAATGTTTCTTTCATAAAAAAAGCGAGGTTTAACGCCTCGCTTTTTTCGTTTCAGAGCAGCGGCTTTTGCCCGCGCTGCCACCAGCGCAGTAGCAGACGATCCACGCTTTGCGCAGCGCTTCCTGTAAAGCGGTCCATTAACCGTTTACGCTGCATATAACGCAGGCTGACTACATCGCGGTCCTGCATACGGGAAATAATCAGGTCATCGCTGGTGCTGATGTCATCCACCAGCCCTTTTTCCTGGGCCTGCACCCCATACCAGTGTTCGCCAGTAGCAACCGCATCGATATCGAGCGAAGGACGCATGCTATGTACAAACGATTTAAAGAGCTGATGCGTCTCGTTGAGATCTTCGCGGAATTTCTCACGTCCTTCTTCGGTATTCTCACCAAGCAACGTCAGCGTGCGTTTATACTGCCCTGCTGTATGCAGTTCAATGTCAATATCATTACGCTTTAAGAGCCGGTTGAAGTTTGGGATCTGCGCCACGACACCGATGGAGCCGATAATCGAAAAAGGCGCAGCCACAATCTTATCTGCTACGCAGGCCATCATATACCCACCGCTGGCAGCCACTTTATCCACGGCGACGGTCAGTGGGATCTGACGCTCACGCAGCCGCTGTAATTGCGAGGCGGCAAGTCCATAACCGTGGACGACGCCACCCGGGCTTTCCAGACGAAGCAGCACTTCATCTTGCGGCTTCGCCACCGCGAGCACGGCTGTCACCTCTTCACGCAGCGCGCGAACTTCATGGGCATCAATACTGCCTTTGAAATCGAGGACATAAAGCGTGGGTTTTCCGGCTGGCACCGCGTCACCACGTTTAGCACGTGCTTTGGCCGCCTTTGCCTCAAGCTTGTTTTTCTTCTTCTGGCTTTTATGCCATTGCTTATGTTGATGAGGGTCGAGCAGCGCGGCGGCAACCTCTTCCTTCATTTCTTTATACTCTTCACCAAGCCTTGTTACGCGCAGTTCTCCGCGCTGGGCTTTCTTACGCTGCGTAAGATTAGCGATAAGCGCGATAACGATGGCAATGGCGATTACCACCGTGACGATTTTTGCTAAAAACAGTCCATACTCTGCAAATAAATTCACTTCTCCACCTTTTATTCAGGCATGACTCGGCCGTTAGTGTAACTGAGGCCCGCGCCCACGTCTTGTAGCAAAGCGAAACTGTGCGAGGCGTCTCGATGAAGATTTCTTTATTGATGAAACAGTTGCAAATAAAGCGCATCAGACACAACCGTCCCCCCGCCTGATTGAAATACACGTAAGATTAAGGCATAAAGCGTTTTTACCCGATGCGAAGCGAAACCCGGCCACGCGCCATTTCGCCCCCAGCAAGGAGTGACCTGTGCACTATCAACCGCAACGCGATCTGCTGCAAAATCGAATTATTCTCGTCACTGGCGCCAGCGACGGTATTGGCCGCGAGGCGGCGCTGACTTATGCGCGCTACGGCGCTCACGTGCTCCTGCTTGGCCGCAATGAAGAAAAATTGCGCGCTGTCGCTCATGAAATCAGCGCGGAAGGACTCGCTGAGGCGTACTGGTTCCTGCTGGATTACGCTACCGCCACGCCAGACGACTGCCAGCGCCTCGCGCAGGCGATTAGCGAACGCGTGCCACGCCTTGATGGCGTACTGCATAACGCGAGCATCCTGGGAGACATCGTGCCGATGGATAAACAACGTCCCGATGTGTGGAGCGAGGTCATGCAGGTGAACGTCAACGTCACGTTCTTTTTAACCCAGGCA from the Cronobacter condimenti 1330 genome contains:
- the ribA gene encoding GTP cyclohydrolase II, with amino-acid sequence MQLKRVAEAKLPTPWGDFLMVGFEELATGQDHVALVFGDITGADPVLARVHSECLTGDALFSLRCDCGFQLEAALSHIAEAGRGVLLYHRQEGRNIGLLNKIRAYALQDQGYDTVEANHQLGFAADERDFTLCADMFKLLGVDEVRLLTNNPHKVEILTEAGINIVERVPLIVGRNPNNAHYLDTKAAKMGHLLSGK
- the ymiC gene encoding small membrane protein YmiC, with translation MNNQLTLKYWSWIGAFMVSSLFWCQLVWMLAH
- the lapB gene encoding lipopolysaccharide assembly protein LapB, with the protein product MLELLFLLLPVAAAYGWYMGRRSAQQDKEQEANRLSRDYVAGVNFLLSNQQDKAVDLFLEMLKEDTGTIEAHLTLGNLFRSRGEVDRAIRIHQSLMESASLTYDQRLLAVQQLGRDYMAAGLYDRAEDMFNQLVDETDFRVGALQQLLQIYQATSDWQKAIDAAERLVKLGKEHQRVEIAHFYCELALQAMSNEDMDRAMSFLKKGAAADRNSARVSIMIGRILMTRGDYAHAVEMLEKVIVQDRELVSETLEMLQVCYQQLGKPDEWAEFLKRCVEENTGAEAELMLAQVLEQREGADSAQVYITRQLQRHPTMRVFHRLMDYHLHEAEEGRAKESLMVLRDMVGEQVRTKPRYRCQKCGFTAFTLYWHCPSCRAWSTIKPIRGLDGQ
- the acnA gene encoding aconitate hydratase AcnA gives rise to the protein MSSTLRETSKDTLQAQDKTYHYYSLPKAAQELGDIARLPKSLKVLLENLLRWQDGETVTLEDIQALAGWLEHAHTDREIAYRPARVLMQDFTGVPAVVDLAAMREAVQRLGGDVSKVNPLSPVDLVIDHSVTVDHFGDDNAFEENVRLEMERNHERYAFLRWGQQAFSRFSVVPPGTGICHQVNLEYLGKAVWSEMQDGAMVAYPDTLVGTDSHTTMINGLGVLGWGVGGIEAEAAMLGQPVSMLIPDVVGFRLTGKLSEGITATDLVLTVTQMLRKHGVVGKFVEFFGDGLDSLPLADRATIANMAPEYGATCGFFPIDDVTLGYLRLSGRSEEQVALVETYAKAQGMWRNPGDEPVFTSTLELDMGTVEASIAGPKRPQDRVGLGDVPKAFAASTELEVNSPKNDLHSVGYVLSGHQYELPDGAVVIAAITSCTNTSNPSVLMAAGLLAKKAVKLGLKRQPWVKASLAPGSKVVSDYLAHAKLTPWLDELGFNLVGYGCTTCIGNSGPLPEPIEQAIKKGDLTVGAVLSGNRNFEGRIHPLVKTNWLASPPLVVAYALAGNMNINLATDPLGHDRKGDPVYLKDIWPSGQEIAKAVEEVSTDMFRKEYAEVFEGSEEWRSIKVEASDTYDWQNDSTYIRLSPFFDEMLAEPAPVQDIHGARILAMLGDSVTTDHISPAGSIKADSPAGRYLQSHGVERGDFNSYGSRRGNHEVMMRGTFANIRIRNEMVPGVEGGMTRLIPGNEVMSIYDAAMRYQAQGTPLAVIAGKEYGSGSSRDWAAKGPRLLGIRVVIAESFERIHRSNLIGMGILPLEFPQGVTRKTLGLTGDETLDIGALQSLTPGATVPVTLTRADGSRDVLECRCRIDTGNEMTYYRNDGILHYVIRNMLR
- a CDS encoding YmiA family putative membrane protein, with the protein product MPSESDESQRDPDLKRKAWLAVFGISALFWIGIALMVWTFWG
- a CDS encoding LapA family protein, giving the protein MKYLIIFLLVLAIFVVSVTLGAQNDQQVTFNYLLAQGDYRISTLLATLFGAGFIIGWIICGLFWLRVRLQLARAERKVKRLEQQLTPAEPVSVSTPAPAVKD
- the cysB gene encoding HTH-type transcriptional regulator CysB; the encoded protein is MKLQQLRYIVEVVNHNLNVSSTAEGLYTSQPGISKQVRMLEDELGIQIFARSGKHLTQVTPAGQEIIRIAREVLSKVDAIKSVAGEHTWPDKGSLYVATTHTQARYALPGVIKGFIERYPRVSLHMHQGSPTQIAEAVSKGNADFAIATEALHLYDDLVMLPCYHWNRSIVVTPDHPLASKESVNIEELAQYPLVTYTFGFTGRSELDTAFNRAGLTPRIVFTATDADVIKTYVRLGLGVGVIASMAVDPVSDPDLVRLDAHDIFSHSTTKIGFRRSTFLRSYMYDFIQRFAPHLTRDVVDAAVALRSNEDIEAMFKDIKLPAK
- the pgpB gene encoding phosphatidylglycerophosphatase B; translated protein: MLAIAKRTAVGAALLLIMPLTVWISGWEWQPGGGSLWLKMLFWVTETVTQPWGIITHVLLCGWFLWCLRFRLRPALMLFAILGLVITAGQWSKSLIKNKVQEPRPFVIWLEKNRNIPVDEFYNLKRKERGALVKAQLQNETDIPGWLRKHWQNETGFAFPSGHTMFAASWAMLGFGLLWPRRRTWTLAILTAWAIGVMGSRMLLGMHWPRDLVVATLLSWLLVTIAVWLAQRLCGPLTPPVEEKVEIARRDAEE